From Bos mutus isolate GX-2022 chromosome 5, NWIPB_WYAK_1.1, whole genome shotgun sequence, one genomic window encodes:
- the BTG1 gene encoding protein BTG1, with protein MHPFYSRAATMIGEIAAAVSFISKFLRTKGLTSERQLQTFSQSLQELLAEHYKHHWFPEKPCKGSGYRCIRINHKMDPLIGQAAQRIGLSSQELFRLLPSELTLWVDPYEVSYRIGEDGSICVLYEASPAGGSTQNSTNVQMVDSRISCKEELLLGRTSPSKNYNMMTVSG; from the exons aTGCATCCCTTCTACAGTCGGGCCGCCACCATGATAGGCGAGATCGCCGCCGCCGTGTCCTTCATCTCTAAGTTCCTCCGCACCAAGGGGCTCACGAGCGAGCGACAACTGCAGACCTTCAGCCAGAGCCTGCAGGAGCTGCTGGCAG AACATTATAAACATCACTGGTTCCCAGAGAAGCCCTGCAAGGGATCAGGTTACCGTTGTATTCGCATCAACCATAAAATGGATCCTCTGATTGGACAGGCAGCGCAGCGGATTGGACTGAGCAGTCAGGAGCTGTTCAGGCTTCTCCCAAGTGAACTCACGCTCTGGGTTGACCCGTACGAAGTGTCCTACAGAATCGGCGAGGATGGCTCCATCTGTGTGCTGTACGAAGCCTCACCAGCAGGAGGTAGCACCCAAAACAGCACCAACGTGCAAATGGTAGACAGCAGAATCAGCTGTAAGGAGGAACTTCTCTTGGGCAGAACAAGCCCTTCGAAAAACTACAATATGATGACTGTATCAGGTTAA